A region of Microbacterium suwonense DNA encodes the following proteins:
- a CDS encoding alpha-ketoacid dehydrogenase subunit beta, giving the protein MTQLTLGKALNAGLRQAMRDDDKVVLMGEDIGKLGGVFRITDGLLDEFGAKRVIDTPLAESGIVGTAVGLAFRGYRPVIEIQFDGFIYPGFDQIVSQVAKLHYRTQGRVKMPITIRVPWAGGIGAAEHHSESPEAYFVHTAGLRVIAVSNPQDAYRCLRQAIASDDPVLFFEPKRLYHHKGEVDLDAPLADAPPMGLAHVVRSGSDATLITYGAMVRTALDAAEAAEDEGISLEVIDLRSLSPVDYETVSASVRRTGRVVVAHEASREAGVAAEVIASITEFCFEYLEAAPVRVTGHDIPYPPAKLEKFHLPDLDRILDAVDRVLDRPNSVSDLRGVQL; this is encoded by the coding sequence ATGACGCAGCTGACACTGGGCAAGGCGCTGAACGCCGGCCTGCGCCAGGCCATGCGGGACGACGACAAGGTCGTGCTGATGGGCGAGGACATCGGGAAGCTCGGCGGGGTCTTCCGGATCACCGACGGACTGCTCGACGAGTTCGGCGCGAAGCGCGTGATCGATACCCCGCTGGCGGAGTCCGGCATCGTCGGCACCGCCGTCGGTCTCGCGTTCCGCGGGTATCGTCCTGTGATCGAGATCCAGTTCGACGGCTTCATCTACCCGGGCTTCGATCAGATCGTGTCACAGGTCGCCAAGCTGCACTACCGCACCCAGGGCCGGGTGAAGATGCCCATCACCATCCGTGTGCCCTGGGCCGGCGGCATCGGCGCAGCCGAGCACCACTCGGAGTCTCCTGAGGCGTACTTCGTGCACACTGCGGGGCTGCGCGTGATCGCCGTGTCCAACCCGCAGGATGCCTATCGCTGCCTGCGCCAGGCCATTGCGAGCGACGACCCGGTGCTGTTCTTCGAGCCGAAGCGGCTGTACCACCACAAGGGAGAGGTGGACCTCGACGCGCCGCTCGCCGACGCTCCGCCCATGGGGCTGGCGCACGTCGTGCGCAGTGGGTCCGATGCCACGCTGATCACCTACGGGGCGATGGTGCGCACGGCGCTGGATGCGGCCGAAGCGGCGGAGGACGAAGGCATCTCGCTGGAGGTCATCGACCTGCGCTCCCTCTCGCCGGTGGACTACGAGACGGTGTCGGCATCCGTCCGCCGCACCGGCCGCGTCGTGGTCGCGCATGAGGCGTCGCGCGAGGCAGGGGTGGCCGCCGAGGTGATCGCCAGCATCACGGAGTTCTGCTTCGAGTACCTGGAGGCCGCACCGGTGCGCGTCACCGGGCACGACATCCCGTACCCGCCCGCGAAGCTGGAGAAGTTCCACCTGCCCGACCTGGATCGCATTCTGGATGCCGTCGACCGCGTACTGGATCGCCCGAACAGCGTCAGCGATCTGAGGGGAGTTCAGCTGTGA
- a CDS encoding class I SAM-dependent methyltransferase — translation MTQRPEAPTDAAFTAARTSDPVTSINRVADAYGSPEVDIEGILGAEISPDDPDRAVIEPWAAAVDGPILDVGAGTGRWTGHLARLGHTVEGLEPSDRLITIARTRHPAVVFHHDSIEDLARCETRWGGILAWYSTIHMSSEELLHALAILRTRLGDGGSLLMSFFAGPRLEAFDHPIAAAYRWPMNKMVEALTHAGFEVIGQRSNPRTPHAYITARATPGFS, via the coding sequence ATGACCCAGCGGCCTGAGGCACCGACGGACGCCGCATTCACAGCAGCACGGACGTCTGATCCTGTGACCTCAATAAACCGGGTGGCCGATGCATACGGGTCGCCTGAGGTTGATATCGAGGGCATTCTCGGCGCCGAGATCTCACCGGATGACCCTGACCGTGCGGTCATCGAGCCGTGGGCCGCGGCAGTCGATGGCCCCATTCTCGATGTCGGCGCGGGTACCGGGCGTTGGACCGGTCACCTCGCACGCCTCGGACACACGGTGGAAGGGCTCGAACCATCGGATCGCCTCATCACAATAGCCCGTACCAGACATCCCGCGGTCGTGTTCCATCACGATTCCATCGAAGATCTCGCCCGTTGCGAGACCCGCTGGGGCGGGATCCTCGCCTGGTATTCGACCATTCACATGAGCTCAGAAGAGCTCCTACACGCGCTCGCAATACTGCGCACTCGGCTGGGTGACGGCGGATCGCTGCTGATGTCCTTTTTCGCGGGGCCGCGGCTGGAGGCATTCGACCATCCGATCGCCGCCGCATACCGGTGGCCGATGAACAAAATGGTCGAAGCCCTCACCCACGCCGGGTTCGAGGTGATCGGGCAGCGCTCGAACCCGAGGACGCCACACGCGTACATCACTGCACGCGCCACCCCTGGCTTCAGCTGA
- the orn gene encoding oligoribonuclease, producing MVSASENDRLVWIDCEMTGLDLSVDELVEIAVVVTDFELRPLDPGFQIVIKPSDAALSNMNEFVTNMHRTSGLIEEIPNGVPLAEAEEKTLEYIKRFVPLEGKAPLAGNTIGTDRMFLAKYMQRIDQYLHYRNVDVSSVKELSRRWYPRVFFQAPEKNGGHRALADILESIRELQYYRDAVFVAEPGPTSDEARSVSARVVSEFTPNM from the coding sequence ATGGTTTCTGCGTCTGAGAATGATCGACTCGTCTGGATCGACTGCGAGATGACGGGACTCGATCTCTCGGTCGACGAACTGGTTGAGATCGCCGTCGTCGTCACCGACTTCGAGCTCCGACCGCTGGATCCGGGCTTCCAGATCGTGATCAAGCCGAGCGACGCAGCGCTGTCGAACATGAACGAATTCGTGACGAACATGCACCGCACCTCCGGTCTGATCGAGGAGATCCCGAACGGGGTGCCGCTCGCCGAGGCCGAGGAGAAGACTCTCGAGTACATCAAGAGATTCGTTCCCCTCGAAGGCAAGGCACCGCTGGCGGGGAACACGATCGGCACCGACCGGATGTTCCTCGCGAAGTACATGCAGCGCATCGACCAGTACTTGCATTACCGAAACGTCGACGTCTCCAGCGTGAAGGAGCTCTCCCGACGCTGGTACCCGCGAGTGTTCTTCCAGGCGCCGGAGAAGAACGGCGGTCACCGAGCCCTCGCCGACATCCTGGAGTCGATCCGCGAGCTGCAGTACTACCGTGATGCGGTGTTCGTCGCCGAGCCGGGACCGACCTCCGATGAGGCGCGCAGCGTGTCCGCACGCGTCGTTTCGGAGTTCACCCCGAACATGTAA
- a CDS encoding heavy-metal-associated domain-containing protein produces MANATDTTHTLLRAEGFSCPSCVTKIEKQVGKLDGVENVTVHFASGRVEIDHDETRSSVDDLIAAVDKAGYKSKASAF; encoded by the coding sequence ATGGCGAACGCTACTGACACCACCCACACTCTGCTGCGCGCCGAGGGTTTCTCGTGCCCGTCGTGCGTGACCAAGATCGAGAAGCAGGTCGGCAAGCTCGATGGCGTCGAGAACGTGACGGTGCACTTCGCCTCGGGTCGCGTTGAGATCGACCACGATGAGACAAGAAGTTCCGTCGACGATCTCATTGCTGCTGTCGATAAGGCCGGCTATAAGTCGAAGGCCTCCGCGTTCTAG
- a CDS encoding Lrp/AsnC family transcriptional regulator: MPSLDRVDLELLTALAEDPRTTVVALAERLRLSRNTIQARMARLEQTGVFESYERSFSMEVLGFPLQAFISIGLRQTELPRIIAELARVPEIVQAHGLSGSIDLLARVACRDARHLFDTDARILSIEGVERTETSLAMGEVIPFRVAGLIGLARREA, encoded by the coding sequence ATGCCCTCTCTTGATCGCGTCGACCTCGAACTGCTCACGGCGCTCGCGGAGGATCCGCGCACCACGGTCGTGGCACTGGCCGAACGGCTGCGACTCTCCCGCAACACGATCCAGGCCCGGATGGCGCGACTGGAGCAGACCGGCGTATTCGAATCGTACGAACGCTCGTTCTCGATGGAGGTGCTCGGCTTTCCGCTGCAGGCGTTCATCAGCATCGGCCTGCGGCAGACCGAGCTGCCGCGGATCATCGCGGAGCTCGCCCGTGTGCCGGAGATCGTTCAGGCGCACGGACTGAGCGGTTCGATCGACCTGCTCGCTCGGGTGGCCTGCCGTGACGCCCGTCACCTGTTCGACACGGACGCCCGGATCCTGTCGATCGAGGGCGTCGAGCGCACCGAGACCTCACTCGCGATGGGAGAGGTGATCCCGTTCCGCGTCGCAGGGCTCATCGGCCTCGCACGGCGGGAAGCCTGA
- a CDS encoding heavy metal translocating P-type ATPase, producing MNAFRKWRYGNWFIPVVSGLLILVSFGVEKLFGGSWNVTVGPQWWIDAGEHAHGSGHVFTLANAFMLAAAIVAGYGIVVKAVRALLVKFISIDLLVSIAAIGATLIGNFWEAAAVTFLFAIGHALEAGTMNKTRAALAELVAVAPDVAVVMRDGEQVEIAAHQVRMGEIVLVKNGAKVPVDGQVVSGTGAIDEASITGESIPVEKTKSDHVFAGTISRGGFIQVMATGIGADTTLARIIHRVEEAQDAKAKTQAFIDRFSKWYTPAVMVLALAAGLISGDVVLGLTLLVIGCPGALVISIPVAIVAGIGRSARNGILIKGGEYLETSAKISAVAVDKTGTLTEGRPVLTDIVVLNPGADRREVLRWAAAAEAGSEHPLARPILDTAREEGVAPEDLPGSVTPVVGKGIVADAHGKRVLIGNVPLLEQYEIVNDAGAAVAANKLAAAGKTPMIVAVDESVLGVIGVADTIREDAPEMIRRLHAGGVQKVVMLTGDTRLVAEAIGEAVDIDEIHASLLPEDKLDAVARLQREGHTVAMVGDGVNDAPALATADIGVAMGAAGSAVAVETADIALMGDNLLKLPEAISLAKRTVNVMRQNIWIALITVVVLVVGVFAGGVTMAIGMLVHEGSVLIVILNAMRLLRNTQGATALSRSERARAAHETGRPVEPATAQSSSEHPS from the coding sequence GTGAACGCGTTCCGTAAGTGGCGGTATGGCAACTGGTTCATTCCCGTTGTCTCGGGCCTCCTCATTCTCGTGTCGTTCGGCGTCGAAAAGCTCTTCGGCGGCAGCTGGAACGTCACGGTCGGTCCGCAATGGTGGATCGACGCTGGCGAACACGCCCACGGTTCTGGTCATGTGTTTACCCTTGCGAACGCGTTCATGCTCGCCGCAGCAATTGTCGCGGGGTACGGAATCGTCGTGAAGGCCGTCCGGGCACTGCTCGTAAAGTTCATCAGTATCGACCTGCTCGTATCGATTGCAGCGATCGGCGCGACACTCATCGGCAACTTCTGGGAAGCTGCCGCCGTGACGTTCCTCTTCGCGATCGGTCACGCTCTCGAAGCCGGCACGATGAACAAGACCCGTGCAGCGCTCGCTGAGTTGGTCGCGGTGGCCCCCGACGTTGCAGTCGTGATGCGCGACGGTGAGCAGGTCGAGATCGCCGCACATCAGGTGCGCATGGGCGAGATCGTGCTAGTAAAGAACGGAGCGAAAGTTCCCGTCGACGGGCAGGTCGTGTCAGGCACTGGAGCGATCGACGAGGCATCGATCACGGGTGAGTCGATCCCGGTCGAAAAGACGAAGTCAGATCACGTGTTTGCGGGCACGATCTCGCGGGGCGGATTCATACAGGTCATGGCGACCGGCATCGGAGCCGACACGACGCTCGCGCGCATCATTCACCGTGTCGAAGAAGCGCAGGATGCGAAAGCGAAAACGCAGGCATTCATCGACCGATTCTCGAAGTGGTACACGCCCGCGGTGATGGTACTCGCGCTTGCGGCGGGCCTCATCTCTGGTGACGTAGTGCTCGGCCTCACGTTGCTCGTGATCGGTTGCCCGGGCGCGCTCGTCATCTCGATTCCCGTGGCGATCGTAGCGGGAATCGGCCGCTCGGCCCGCAACGGGATTCTCATCAAGGGCGGCGAGTACCTCGAAACCTCGGCCAAGATCTCGGCCGTCGCAGTCGATAAGACGGGGACTCTCACCGAGGGCCGCCCGGTACTCACCGACATCGTTGTGCTCAATCCTGGAGCGGATCGGCGCGAGGTGCTTCGCTGGGCAGCCGCCGCAGAAGCAGGGTCTGAGCACCCACTTGCCCGCCCGATCCTCGACACCGCACGAGAAGAAGGAGTGGCCCCCGAGGATCTTCCGGGATCGGTCACACCGGTCGTGGGCAAGGGGATCGTGGCCGACGCTCACGGCAAGCGGGTACTCATCGGTAACGTGCCGCTGCTCGAACAGTACGAGATCGTGAACGACGCGGGGGCGGCTGTGGCTGCGAACAAACTGGCGGCGGCAGGCAAGACCCCGATGATTGTCGCGGTCGATGAGAGCGTGCTTGGCGTAATCGGTGTCGCAGATACGATCCGCGAGGATGCCCCCGAGATGATCAGGCGCTTGCACGCTGGCGGGGTGCAGAAGGTGGTGATGCTCACCGGAGACACGCGCCTTGTCGCCGAAGCCATCGGTGAGGCGGTCGACATCGATGAGATCCATGCTTCGTTGCTACCCGAGGACAAGCTCGACGCTGTCGCGCGGTTGCAGCGCGAGGGGCACACGGTCGCGATGGTGGGCGACGGCGTGAACGACGCCCCGGCCCTCGCGACCGCCGACATTGGTGTTGCCATGGGTGCAGCGGGCTCAGCGGTGGCCGTGGAGACGGCAGACATTGCCTTGATGGGCGACAACCTCTTGAAACTGCCCGAAGCAATCAGCCTCGCCAAACGCACCGTGAACGTCATGCGCCAGAACATCTGGATCGCGCTCATCACCGTTGTCGTGCTGGTCGTCGGGGTCTTCGCAGGGGGTGTCACGATGGCTATCGGCATGCTCGTGCACGAGGGATCGGTGCTCATCGTAATCCTCAACGCGATGCGCCTGCTGCGCAACACCCAAGGAGCCACTGCGTTGTCGAGGAGTGAACGCGCCCGAGCCGCACATGAAACAGGCCGCCCGGTCGAACCAGCCACGGCCCAGAGTTCATCCGAACATCCATCTTAA
- a CDS encoding Crp/Fnr family transcriptional regulator: MPLAVSTDVDADPANDLCVARVPLFQGLTHGQQVEVAGFARTVRLDAVERAYTAGSDMSQLMVVHIGQVKIARTSAAGHEQVIRVLGPGDFIGESAFLTGARPDHAAEALVHTELCVFRHADLGRLVEKHPSIGLRMLQGVSQRLADTEARLASVISGNVSSRLADYLLSLPATPGPRGAIYVTLPLAKKDIASLLSTTPESLSRQLRKLTDTGVISQQEQGRITITDVTALTALSTLTKRD; the protein is encoded by the coding sequence ATGCCGTTGGCTGTTTCAACCGATGTGGATGCTGATCCAGCAAATGATCTCTGCGTGGCCCGTGTACCACTGTTTCAAGGGCTCACGCATGGGCAGCAAGTGGAAGTTGCGGGATTTGCACGTACCGTCCGATTAGACGCTGTCGAGCGGGCGTATACAGCAGGCTCGGATATGTCCCAGTTGATGGTGGTGCACATCGGTCAGGTGAAGATCGCTCGCACAAGTGCGGCTGGGCACGAGCAGGTGATCCGGGTCCTCGGTCCGGGTGACTTCATCGGAGAGTCCGCGTTTCTCACCGGTGCCAGACCTGATCACGCGGCAGAAGCGCTCGTGCATACCGAACTGTGCGTGTTCCGTCATGCCGATCTCGGGCGTCTCGTCGAGAAGCATCCGAGCATCGGGCTGCGCATGCTGCAAGGAGTGAGTCAGCGCTTGGCTGATACTGAGGCGCGGCTGGCTTCTGTCATCTCGGGAAACGTGAGCTCTCGTCTCGCCGATTACCTGCTCTCGCTCCCTGCGACGCCAGGGCCGCGAGGAGCTATCTACGTGACGCTGCCGCTCGCAAAGAAGGACATCGCTTCGCTCCTGTCCACGACACCAGAGTCCCTCAGTCGGCAACTTCGCAAACTCACCGACACCGGGGTGATCTCACAACAGGAACAGGGGCGGATCACGATCACTGATGTGACCGCGCTCACCGCACTCTCAACCCTCACGAAGAGAGACTGA
- a CDS encoding dihydrolipoamide acetyltransferase family protein yields MITEFHLPDLGEGLTEAEVVQWLVKPGDPVALNQTVAEMETAKAVVELPSPYEGTVSTLHAEAGDTVAVGAPLIAFDVAGDEPEGDEPASDAEEKTEPNLVGYGAAPASSGRPARRARRGTAATSSAAAAEAAVIEAAPHDALPPSEAEPVTGERPRSTPPVRAYAKRLGVDLVLVAAEVGDRVITRSDVDAYAERIGATGSATTTASGGETTDAPRTASAPPGGERAQTRIPIRGVRKHTAQAMVRSAFTAPHVTTFHTVDVTATMDLIEQLRADKALADHRIGPLVMIAKAVCLALGRNPSLNATWDEDAGEIVENHFVDLGIAAATERGLIVPIIRDAERLSLTGMADALTRLTQTARSGKTSPAELAGGTFSITNIGVFGIDAGTPILPPGQSGILAVGAVRRQPWEYRGEIALRQMMTLSVSFDHRLVDGAEGSRFLKDVADLLEQPGRAMLY; encoded by the coding sequence GTGATCACGGAGTTCCATCTTCCTGACCTCGGCGAGGGGCTCACCGAGGCCGAAGTGGTGCAGTGGCTGGTCAAGCCCGGCGACCCGGTGGCGCTCAACCAGACCGTCGCCGAGATGGAGACGGCCAAAGCGGTTGTCGAACTGCCCTCGCCATACGAGGGCACGGTATCGACGCTGCATGCCGAGGCGGGCGACACGGTCGCCGTGGGCGCTCCGCTGATCGCCTTCGACGTCGCCGGTGACGAGCCGGAGGGCGACGAGCCGGCATCGGATGCCGAGGAGAAGACCGAGCCGAACCTGGTCGGCTACGGTGCCGCTCCCGCCTCCAGTGGGCGTCCTGCGCGCAGGGCGCGACGCGGCACGGCGGCGACCTCCTCCGCCGCTGCGGCGGAGGCTGCGGTGATCGAAGCCGCCCCGCATGACGCGCTGCCGCCGAGCGAGGCCGAGCCGGTGACGGGGGAGAGGCCCCGCTCGACGCCTCCGGTGCGCGCTTACGCCAAGCGGCTCGGGGTGGATCTGGTGCTCGTGGCCGCCGAGGTGGGCGATCGTGTGATCACGCGATCCGATGTCGACGCCTATGCTGAGCGCATCGGCGCAACCGGCTCAGCGACCACGACTGCGAGCGGCGGTGAGACCACGGACGCACCGCGTACCGCATCCGCTCCTCCTGGCGGGGAGCGCGCGCAGACGCGGATCCCGATCAGGGGCGTGCGCAAGCACACCGCGCAGGCCATGGTGCGCAGCGCCTTCACCGCACCGCATGTCACCACCTTCCACACCGTCGACGTCACGGCGACCATGGACCTCATCGAGCAGCTGCGCGCCGACAAGGCACTGGCCGATCACCGCATCGGGCCGCTGGTGATGATCGCCAAGGCGGTGTGCCTGGCTCTCGGCCGCAATCCCTCGCTGAATGCGACCTGGGACGAAGACGCGGGCGAGATCGTCGAGAACCACTTCGTGGATCTCGGGATCGCAGCGGCCACCGAGCGTGGCCTGATCGTGCCGATCATCCGCGACGCGGAGAGGCTGTCGCTCACCGGGATGGCGGACGCGCTCACCCGGCTCACGCAGACGGCCCGGTCCGGGAAGACCAGCCCGGCCGAGCTCGCGGGCGGCACCTTCTCGATCACGAACATCGGCGTGTTCGGCATCGATGCGGGAACCCCGATCCTTCCGCCCGGGCAGTCGGGGATCCTCGCCGTCGGAGCCGTGCGTCGTCAGCCGTGGGAGTATCGGGGCGAGATCGCGCTGCGGCAGATGATGACGCTGAGCGTGTCGTTCGATCACCGGCTGGTCGACGGCGCCGAGGGCTCGCGTTTCCTGAAGGATGTCGCCGATCTGCTCGAGCAGCCCGGCCGCGCGATGCTGTACTGA
- a CDS encoding cupin domain-containing protein — MSENQFSVGEKAKHFIIDEVAKANTNFRQVLWTGKHSQLVAMTIPVGGEIGDEVHDTTDQLLSFVSGSGEADLDGETHTVDAGDLCAVPAGTRHNFRNTGDEPLVLYTVYSPPEHAIDADYATKELADAAEASGEDAPPQATA; from the coding sequence ATGAGTGAGAACCAGTTCAGCGTCGGCGAGAAAGCGAAGCACTTCATCATCGACGAGGTCGCGAAAGCAAACACGAATTTTCGTCAGGTGCTCTGGACGGGAAAGCATTCCCAACTCGTCGCGATGACGATTCCGGTGGGCGGGGAGATCGGCGACGAAGTGCATGACACCACCGACCAGTTGCTGAGTTTTGTGTCAGGCAGCGGAGAGGCCGACCTTGACGGCGAGACGCACACCGTTGATGCCGGCGACCTGTGCGCTGTCCCGGCCGGTACTCGCCACAACTTCCGCAACACTGGCGATGAGCCCTTGGTGCTCTACACCGTCTATTCACCTCCGGAGCACGCAATCGACGCAGACTATGCCACGAAGGAACTCGCTGATGCGGCAGAGGCTTCGGGCGAAGACGCTCCACCACAGGCAACCGCGTAA
- a CDS encoding NADP-dependent oxidoreductase: protein MSKVLVFTAYGGPETQELVERPAPAPGPGELAIEVKAAGVNPADWKIRAGQMGSHWPLPAPMGREASGVVTAVGAEVENFAVGDMVLGLAAKGQGTFAKHTVLDASQTVQKPEELSFADAAALPVAGATAYDVTHQIELEPGQTMLILGAGGGVGLMAAQIGNVHKFTVIGVASAAKQELVESTGATFVASGDGAADRVRAIAPEGVDVLIDLVGGQALRDLAVVAKDPSVIISTADPTTVQQLGGVAVVRTREGLEKITGVAQYGLVDPHVTDRYSLDRAAEAVAMVEAGHTAGKVIIEP from the coding sequence ATGTCGAAAGTGCTGGTGTTCACCGCCTATGGCGGCCCCGAGACGCAGGAACTCGTTGAACGCCCCGCTCCGGCGCCTGGGCCTGGAGAGCTCGCAATCGAGGTGAAAGCGGCCGGGGTGAACCCGGCTGACTGGAAGATCCGTGCCGGGCAGATGGGCTCCCACTGGCCGCTTCCCGCACCGATGGGCCGAGAGGCCTCCGGTGTCGTCACCGCCGTAGGCGCAGAGGTCGAGAACTTCGCTGTCGGTGACATGGTGCTCGGCCTCGCGGCCAAAGGACAGGGAACGTTCGCGAAGCACACGGTGTTGGATGCGTCACAAACCGTCCAGAAGCCCGAAGAGCTTTCCTTTGCTGACGCTGCAGCACTGCCTGTCGCAGGGGCGACTGCGTATGACGTGACGCATCAGATCGAGCTGGAACCTGGTCAGACGATGCTGATTCTTGGCGCCGGAGGTGGGGTCGGGCTGATGGCGGCGCAGATCGGCAATGTGCACAAGTTCACGGTCATCGGTGTGGCCAGTGCCGCGAAGCAGGAACTGGTGGAGTCGACCGGTGCGACGTTCGTTGCCTCCGGGGATGGTGCGGCTGACCGGGTGCGTGCCATCGCGCCGGAGGGTGTTGATGTGCTCATCGACCTGGTCGGTGGGCAGGCGCTTCGTGATCTCGCGGTCGTCGCCAAAGACCCGAGCGTCATCATCAGTACCGCAGACCCGACCACCGTGCAGCAACTCGGTGGCGTAGCGGTGGTGCGCACGCGTGAAGGGCTCGAGAAGATCACCGGCGTCGCCCAGTACGGTCTCGTCGACCCGCATGTGACGGACCGATACAGTCTCGATCGGGCTGCGGAAGCCGTCGCCATGGTGGAGGCCGGGCACACTGCCGGCAAAGTGATCATCGAACCATGA
- a CDS encoding zinc ribbon domain-containing protein, which yields MPKEVWYQVQAVLDAHKSAADATQVHDHYLKGTVYCGQCGERLIITNAKNRHGNVYPYFVCSGRHSGKTECTRQAMLIEDVERLIEKYYEMIEVSPGMRQDLAGKIHADFDLLMANETKELSRLTSERDRLDEERMKLLQAHYSGAVPIDLLKQEQDRIADQIGDIQHRIEAHHDEYASARANLDDSLGLLANIVSVYERADDANRRLCNQAFFHRIFIEEDGDVRVEYERPFGSLCDTEEQMNALNWAAEAKKKGEVQTGQRVVTLVEGLNLSHLG from the coding sequence GTGCCCAAAGAAGTCTGGTACCAGGTACAGGCCGTGCTCGACGCACACAAATCCGCGGCTGATGCCACGCAGGTGCATGACCACTACCTGAAAGGCACCGTCTACTGCGGTCAGTGCGGCGAGCGGCTGATCATCACGAACGCGAAGAACCGGCACGGCAACGTCTACCCGTACTTCGTGTGCTCGGGTAGGCACTCTGGCAAGACCGAGTGCACAAGGCAAGCCATGCTTATCGAAGATGTCGAGCGGCTCATCGAGAAGTACTACGAGATGATCGAAGTGTCACCCGGGATGCGGCAAGACCTCGCTGGAAAGATCCACGCAGACTTCGACCTGCTCATGGCGAACGAGACAAAAGAACTCTCGCGACTCACAAGCGAACGGGACCGGCTCGATGAAGAACGGATGAAGCTGTTGCAGGCCCACTATTCGGGTGCGGTTCCGATCGACCTGTTGAAGCAGGAACAGGATCGCATCGCAGATCAGATCGGAGACATTCAGCACCGAATCGAAGCGCATCACGATGAATATGCGTCAGCGAGAGCAAACCTCGACGACTCGCTCGGGCTGCTTGCCAACATCGTCAGCGTGTATGAGCGTGCCGATGACGCAAACCGGCGACTGTGCAATCAGGCGTTCTTCCACCGGATCTTCATCGAGGAAGACGGGGATGTCCGTGTCGAATACGAACGCCCCTTCGGTTCACTCTGCGATACCGAGGAGCAGATGAACGCTCTGAACTGGGCCGCGGAAGCGAAGAAGAAGGGAGAGGTTCAGACCGGACAAAGAGTGGTTACTCTTGTCGAGGGTTTGAACCTCTCCCATTTGGGGTGA
- a CDS encoding alpha/beta fold hydrolase encodes MPATSPYADRLGAIPVERREVTVLGSRTAYWVYGSDDETAPTLIAVHGFRGEHHGLEPVVAYLPDVRVISPDLPGFGETAPVPGREHDLGLYSGWLSEFAEAVAPDAVILGHSFGSIVAAAAVAGGLQTPRLILINPIGAPALQGPKGVLTRLAVLYYALGARLPERLGTALLRNPLVVRIMSIAMAKTKDPALRRYIHDQHDTYFSRFADRDVLHDAFVTSVSHDVRAFAGVIDTPTLLIAAQRDDITPIEAERRLAMMFPEAQLVEIADVGHLIHYETPAEAAGAIRRFLRLPAVRGR; translated from the coding sequence ATGCCCGCAACCTCGCCGTACGCCGACCGACTGGGCGCGATTCCCGTAGAGCGACGCGAGGTGACGGTGCTGGGATCGCGCACCGCATACTGGGTCTACGGGTCGGATGACGAGACAGCCCCCACGCTGATCGCCGTCCACGGCTTCCGCGGCGAGCACCATGGACTGGAGCCCGTCGTGGCGTACCTGCCGGATGTGCGAGTGATCTCGCCCGATCTCCCCGGCTTCGGAGAGACCGCTCCGGTTCCCGGCCGGGAGCACGACCTGGGACTGTACTCCGGCTGGCTCTCGGAGTTCGCAGAGGCTGTGGCCCCGGATGCCGTCATCCTTGGTCACTCTTTCGGATCCATCGTCGCTGCAGCGGCGGTCGCGGGCGGGCTGCAGACACCCCGACTGATCTTGATCAACCCCATCGGCGCGCCAGCGCTGCAGGGGCCGAAGGGCGTTCTCACCCGGCTCGCCGTGCTTTACTACGCGCTCGGAGCACGGCTGCCCGAACGGCTCGGCACTGCACTGCTGCGCAATCCGCTCGTCGTCCGCATCATGAGCATCGCCATGGCCAAGACGAAGGATCCGGCGCTGCGGCGCTACATCCACGACCAGCACGACACCTATTTCTCCCGCTTCGCAGATCGCGATGTGCTGCACGACGCCTTCGTCACGAGCGTTTCCCACGACGTGCGGGCGTTCGCAGGGGTGATTGACACCCCGACACTGCTCATCGCGGCTCAGCGTGACGACATCACGCCGATCGAGGCCGAGCGGCGTCTGGCGATGATGTTCCCCGAGGCCCAGCTCGTCGAGATCGCCGACGTCGGGCACCTTATCCACTACGAGACGCCCGCCGAGGCGGCCGGTGCGATTCGGCGCTTCCTCAGGCTTCCCGCCGTGCGAGGCCGATGA